Proteins from one Cellulosilyticum lentocellum DSM 5427 genomic window:
- a CDS encoding tyrosine-type recombinase/integrase, which yields MATDQPKKRKPRSKANGEGTIYATTKNGKTYYKATLTVGTNEDGKLIRKSFCSYKKQEVIDRMAEYRTQSNSGLTSSNDKITLNQWFYTWLFEFRINELKDTSFERYEGIYRNYIKGSALGKRKLVDIRTAHIQSYYNALAEQGKTTNTIKVLNKTLKTCLNDAVKQGYIVRNYCSLVTMPKCEGAAGTDKDNDITFFTPEEQKTFIGSLEKNKNRMLFILALGSGLRLGELMALKWDNVDMVNNTLSVTHAISRLSKVGKDGSRTWSVLEHDPKTKSSTRIIPLPTKIIKELKKHKAEQDKLILKYGDLYQKNNLVFCTDLGGYLDTRNLTRSYARALANAGIEHKKFHSMRHTYATRLFENDVPIKTVQSLMGHNDITTTMNIYTHVTPQQMTDEVQKLNKIFNL from the coding sequence ATGGCTACAGATCAACCAAAGAAACGCAAGCCACGATCTAAGGCTAACGGTGAGGGTACCATATATGCCACCACAAAGAACGGTAAGACGTACTATAAGGCTACCCTTACAGTTGGTACCAATGAGGATGGAAAACTGATTAGGAAGTCCTTCTGCTCCTATAAGAAGCAAGAAGTTATTGACCGTATGGCGGAATATAGGACTCAGTCCAATAGTGGTTTAACCTCAAGTAATGATAAGATCACATTAAATCAATGGTTTTATACTTGGTTATTTGAATTTAGGATTAATGAGCTAAAGGATACATCTTTTGAACGATATGAAGGAATCTATAGAAATTATATAAAAGGCTCAGCGCTAGGAAAAAGGAAACTTGTCGATATTAGAACCGCCCATATACAATCCTATTACAACGCTCTAGCTGAGCAGGGCAAGACCACTAACACAATCAAGGTATTAAATAAAACGCTTAAAACATGCCTTAATGACGCTGTAAAACAAGGCTATATTGTAAGGAACTATTGTTCATTGGTAACTATGCCTAAGTGTGAGGGTGCAGCTGGTACTGATAAGGATAATGACATTACTTTCTTCACACCTGAAGAACAAAAAACGTTTATAGGTTCTTTAGAGAAAAACAAAAACAGGATGCTATTTATACTAGCATTAGGCAGCGGCCTACGACTTGGAGAGTTGATGGCCCTGAAATGGGATAATGTGGACATGGTAAACAATACTTTGAGTGTAACTCATGCTATTTCAAGATTATCCAAGGTAGGAAAAGACGGTTCTAGGACATGGTCAGTATTGGAACATGATCCCAAGACTAAAAGCAGTACCAGGATCATCCCTTTGCCAACTAAGATTATAAAAGAATTAAAAAAGCATAAGGCAGAACAGGACAAGTTAATATTAAAGTATGGTGATTTATACCAAAAAAATAATCTAGTGTTCTGTACCGATTTAGGCGGATACTTAGACACTAGAAATTTAACAAGATCATATGCTCGTGCTCTGGCCAATGCAGGCATTGAGCATAAAAAATTTCACTCTATGCGACATACTTATGCGACCAGGCTATTCGAAAATGATGTTCCCATCAAGACCGTGCAATCACTTATGGGACATAACGATATTACTACTACAATGAATATTTACACTCATGTTACACCTCAGCAGATGACTGATGAAGTGCAAAAACTGAATAAGATTTTCAACCTTTAG
- a CDS encoding helix-turn-helix domain-containing protein has product MNNVLLKTKRKEMKLSQSALGSLVGVSGAYIQQLEAGTKNPSIETLKKIADALNIRVNELFVDTLENILRKEIDKPQKCDDELIDMIRNSDEIENVIGALLLFNKTFKYNSIICNLSDNDLSFLVTLLSGTFNSIYESYINMIAESKKEGE; this is encoded by the coding sequence TTGAATAATGTACTTTTAAAAACAAAAAGGAAAGAAATGAAATTATCTCAATCAGCATTAGGTTCACTTGTAGGTGTAAGCGGTGCATATATTCAACAACTAGAGGCTGGAACTAAAAATCCTAGCATAGAGACATTAAAAAAAATTGCAGATGCATTAAATATACGTGTTAACGAATTGTTTGTAGATACGTTAGAAAATATACTCCGCAAAGAGATTGACAAACCACAAAAATGTGATGATGAACTTATAGATATGATTAGGAATTCTGATGAAATAGAAAATGTAATAGGCGCACTATTGCTTTTTAACAAAACTTTTAAATATAATTCTATAATCTGTAATTTATCTGACAATGATCTATCATTTCTTGTTACTCTATTATCAGGAACATTTAACTCTATATATGAGTCTTATATCAATATGATTGCTGAATCTAAAAAAGAAGGTGAATAG
- a CDS encoding helix-turn-helix transcriptional regulator: MNVNVEKLKSLIYNNGFTYTDLSNVSGVSRTSINRIVNNGFIPRPSTVGKLCKALNCKVEDLLKEDR; this comes from the coding sequence ATGAATGTTAATGTGGAAAAGTTGAAAAGTCTAATCTATAACAACGGATTTACTTATACTGACCTTTCTAATGTTTCAGGGGTTAGTAGAACGTCAATTAATAGAATTGTTAATAATGGATTTATTCCAAGGCCTTCTACTGTTGGAAAACTTTGCAAAGCGTTAAATTGTAAAGTTGAAGATTTACTTAAAGAGGATAGATAG
- a CDS encoding helix-turn-helix transcriptional regulator — protein sequence MSETVRDLTEMVKEHRRKVEEKTIGVKEFAEIMGVGESTAREMLRSSNPPPYIKVGNRYRIIISRIDEWLNKLIGQEF from the coding sequence ATGAGTGAAACAGTAAGAGACCTTACAGAAATGGTCAAAGAACACAGAAGGAAAGTTGAAGAAAAAACAATAGGAGTAAAAGAGTTTGCAGAAATTATGGGAGTTGGCGAAAGTACAGCTAGAGAAATGCTTAGGAGTAGCAATCCACCACCATATATTAAGGTCGGCAACAGGTACCGCATTATTATTTCAAGGATTGACGAATGGCTAAATAAATTAATCGGCCAAGAGTTTTAG